In Odocoileus virginianus isolate 20LAN1187 ecotype Illinois chromosome 5, Ovbor_1.2, whole genome shotgun sequence, a single window of DNA contains:
- the TAGLN2 gene encoding transgelin-2, which yields MANRGPAYGLSREVQQKIEKQYDADLEQILIQWITTQCRKDVGRPQPGRENFQNWLKDGTVLCELINGLYPEGQAPVKKIQASTMAFKQMEQISQFLQAAERYGINTTDIFQTVDLWEGKNMACVQRTLMNLGGLAVARNDGLFSGDPNWFPKKSKENPRYFSDNQLQEGKNVIGLQMGTNRGASQAGMTGYGMPRQIL from the exons ATGGCCAACAGGGGACCTGCCTACGGCCTGAGCCGGGAAGTACAGCAGAAGATCGAGAAACAATACGATGCGGACCTGGAGCAAATCCTCATCCAGTGGATCACCACCCAGTGCCGCAAGGATGTGGGCCGGCCCCAGCCCGGGCGCGAGAACTTCCAGAACTGGCTCAAGGATGGCACG GTGCTGTGTGAGCTCATTAATGGGCTGTACCCTGAGGGGCAGGCCCCAGTGAAGAAGATCCAGGCCTCCACCATGGCCTTCAAGCAGATGGAGCAGATTTCCCAGTTCCTGCAAGCAGCCGAGCGCTACGGCATCAACACCACTGACATCTTCCAGACCGTGGACCTCTGGGAAG gaAAGAACATGGCCTGTGTGCAGCGAACGCTGATGAATCTGGGCGGGCTGGCGGTAGCCCGGAACGATGGTCTCTTCTCCGGGGATCCTAACTGGTTTCCCAA GAAATCCAAGGAGAACCCTCGGTACTTCTCGGACAACCAGCTGCAGGAGGGCAAGAATGTGATTGGCTTACAGATGGGAACTAACCGCGGGGCTTCTCAGGCAGGCATGACCGGCTATGGGATGCCACGCCAGATCCTCTGA